From Streptomyces yatensis, one genomic window encodes:
- a CDS encoding GTP-binding protein has protein sequence MTTPVLPEGGPTPAATARDADTLRVAFVGEVDHGKSTLLGRLLLDTGSVTTDRLDVPVEDGGLAFLLDGLTEERADLFTLDTASAVLETGSRRYVLIDVPGHAELLVNMATGASRAEAAVIVVDCRERAAEQTRRHMRVLAMMGVTAVVCAITKMDLAGWAEAEFHTAARQVAALADEIGLALVAAVPVSAMTGDNVTAPSTRLPWYTGRPLLDTLADLTPWGDGGAPLRVEAQDVVEGRVLARVLSGELRVGDRLVAPGEDARTALRIERFGEPPQESAATGDNIGLVLSGPPCAPGTLLAPPDRRPLRGDRWRVRVLCTAEDGFAEGARCTLRRAGADLTGRIARVERHWDSARRAPDATDRGPVRFSEVAELTVLLDRPADGDDVRVCAPLGRFMLTDGSVRILGLGIVDQIAGEDRR, from the coding sequence GTGACGACACCCGTACTGCCCGAGGGGGGACCGACCCCCGCAGCCACCGCCCGTGACGCCGACACCCTGCGCGTGGCGTTCGTGGGGGAGGTGGACCACGGCAAGTCCACCCTGCTCGGCCGGCTCCTGCTGGACACCGGCAGCGTTACCACCGACCGGCTGGACGTGCCCGTCGAGGACGGCGGGCTGGCGTTCCTGCTCGACGGGCTGACCGAGGAGCGCGCCGACCTGTTCACCCTCGACACCGCCAGCGCGGTCCTGGAGACCGGAAGCCGCCGGTATGTGCTGATCGACGTGCCCGGCCACGCCGAACTGCTCGTCAACATGGCGACCGGGGCGTCCCGCGCGGAGGCCGCCGTGATCGTGGTGGACTGCCGCGAGCGCGCCGCCGAGCAGACCCGGCGCCATATGCGGGTCCTGGCCATGATGGGCGTCACCGCCGTCGTCTGCGCCATCACCAAGATGGATCTGGCCGGCTGGGCGGAGGCGGAGTTCCACACCGCCGCCCGGCAGGTGGCCGCGCTCGCCGACGAGATCGGCCTGGCGCTGGTGGCCGCCGTCCCGGTCAGCGCGATGACCGGGGACAACGTCACCGCCCCCAGCACCCGGCTGCCCTGGTACACCGGCCGTCCCCTGCTCGACACCCTCGCCGACCTGACCCCCTGGGGCGACGGCGGCGCGCCGCTGCGGGTCGAGGCCCAGGACGTCGTCGAGGGCCGGGTGCTGGCCCGGGTGCTCAGCGGTGAACTGCGCGTCGGGGACCGTCTCGTCGCACCCGGCGAGGACGCCCGCACCGCCCTGCGCATCGAGCGCTTCGGCGAGCCGCCCCAGGAGTCGGCCGCCACGGGCGACAACATCGGGTTGGTGCTGTCCGGGCCGCCGTGTGCGCCGGGCACCCTGCTGGCACCCCCCGACCGGCGGCCGCTGCGCGGCGACCGGTGGCGGGTCCGGGTGCTGTGCACCGCCGAGGACGGGTTCGCCGAGGGCGCCCGGTGCACCCTGCGCCGGGCCGGCGCCGACCTGACCGGCCGCATCGCCCGGGTGGAGCGCCACTGGGACAGCGCCCGGCGCGCCCCGGACGCGACCGACCGGGGCCCGGTGCGGTTCAGCGAGGTCGCCGAGCTGACCGTGCTGCTCGACCGGCCCGCCGACGGCGACGACGTACGGGTGTGCGCGCCGCTGGGCCGGTTCATGCTCACCGACGGCTCCGTCCGCATCCTCGGCCTGGGCATCGTGGACCAGATCGCGGGGGAGGACCGGCGATGA